TTTTCCATTCCGCCGAGGATGGTCAGCAGCTCGCCCAGGGCGCTCAGGTCCGCGTTGATCACAACGGACCCTTGGTCGTCCCTGACAAGCCCCAAGCGCGAGTTACTGCCCGTGTTGAGCAGCACATCGAGTTCTTTTCCGTGCAGGTTCAGCATTGAATAGTCCGAGGCATTTGCACGAATGTTGGGCAGCAGGATTTGAGTCGGCACTGCCTCCACAATCGTCTTGCCTGTCCGGGTTTTTTCGAGCTGACTGGCGTATTGGGTCATCATCACGACAACCGCGTTTTGTTTCCGGGCTGTCACGAGCCAGTTGGAAAGACGTTCTGCGAAGTACCCGTTGTCGAGTGCCTTCCAAGCCTCGTCAATAATGATGATTGTCGGCTTTCTGTCTTCGATAACGCGCTCTACGCGGCGGAATAGGTATGACAGAACAGCCATCCGCTCCTTTTCGCTTTCACTGTCCAAAATGCCGGTTAGGTCGAAACCGACCACATCACCATCAAGCGAGAACGTGTCTTCCCGGTTCTGGCCGAAAATCCAGCCGTAACGCCCTTCTTGCGTCCACTCCTGAAGTCGCTCGTGCAGATCACCTTCATCGTCAGCCGAAACGAAGAGAGAACTGAGGTCGGACCAGTTGCGCAGATTTTCGTCGCTGGCCGTAGCGTTCTGCCGCACCACATGTTGAATTAGGTTGGTCTGTGCAGGTGTCAGAGGCCGATCCTGACGGTGAATGAGTGAGGCCAGCCAATCCGAAAGCCATGCCTGACCGCGCTCGTCAATCTCGGTCCAAAGCGGGTTCAGTCCGGTTGCTTCCCCGGCCTTAATCGACGCATAGCGACCGCCATTTGCGCGCACGGCCATTTCCATGCCCATACGGTAGTCAAACACGAACAACCGAGCATTTGCCCGACGCGCCTGCGTCATGATGAAGGCCGACAACGTAGATTTGCCTGAGCCAGGGCGCCCGAGGATTAGTGTATGACCGCCAGTCGGTTCTTTGTCGGGTGATCCTTGCTCATGATAGTTGAACCAGTATCCGGACAGTTCAGGGGTCGGAAACATTGAGATCGCCGTGCCCCACGGAACTTGCTTCCCGTGTTTGCCGAGCTGAGTGCGGTGGAAGGCGGCGAAGTCAGCGAAATTCCGATTGGTAACGGCCGCTTTGCGGCTGCGTTTTGCTGTGTTACCCGGATGCTGAGCAAAGAAGTGAGTGCGGCCTGCGAAACCTTCGCTAACCATGTTCACTCCTTCGGTGGCCGCAGTGTTGCGCACCTCGCCGGCGATAGACTCCAATTCTTCCGGCGAGTCCGCAAAAACGGTGACGGTCATGTGATGATCACCGAAGCTGAGACGCTTGGACTCAAGGTCATCCAGCGCTTCGGAAAGTTGGGCCTCAAGCGACAAAGCACCATCGTCTGCCGCACGCATGAGCCGCTGCTGTTTCTTGATGCGTCCCGCCATAAGGTTGCTGTTGATCGGAGTGAACGAGTGCGTCACGACCATATCAACCGGTAAATTCAGCTCATCGAACATCACGCATGACGTTCTGGCCGGATAGTTCTTGATGGCAAAAGACGTGCCATAACGGGAGCCGGTTACGCCGTCGCTGATCTGAAAGGTTGCGCCTTTGAAAGTGACGCGGGTATTCGCAACATCCTGCGCAAGAAAGCCGTACTTCGATCCGGAGAACAGTGGCAGTTCTTGCCCTGTGTTCAGCCCGCCAAGGAAGCCTAGAAGCTCACCTTTCTTTGCAGAGAGAAGATGCGGGGACATTTCCGCAAAAGTCGACTTTAGGAAGCCGACGACCTCATTAAGACGACGCAAGCGCCGCTCAGTTTGCTCCTTTAGGGCCGAGATCGACTTGTTGTATTTGAACGGGATTTTGGTGCCGAGGGCAGGGCGATGCAAAACCGTGAGCGTCAGTGTCTTGTCACGGAGACCGCGACTGTCGAGAAAATCAGACCAGCGCGCATCTACAGCGGCGGCGAATGTTTCGCCGGATACCGGTGTCAGAGCCGGATCAATGGCCTTGGACACCTTATGGACATAGAATGAAAATTCCGGGCCGATCTGGGCGATGATGGAGGCAAAGAGTGCGCGCGTTTTGTCAAGGTGTTCGTCGTCGGTCGTGTTGCTATTAAGACCAGTCAGGCGAACGCACTGGAACATTTCGTTACCGCGCGTCCGGACCGTCACGTCATTGACCAGGCTCACATAAGGAAGCATGTGCGCCAGCTCTTTTTCCTTCTTCACCCAATGGGGAAGCAAAGTCTTAGGATCAAAGGCTTCATCACGAGGCATAGCTGTCGCCTCCATGAATTTTCCGGTTTGCAGTCGGAGGGGTTTCTTGAAGTGTGGTTGCCACCACGTCGAGAAAATTCGGGTCCCAATCTGCGGCTTTCCACAGCAAGGGATAGGCGACCGCCGAAATCACGGCGACCACCCAGCTCTGGACCCAGAGGAACACCAGAACAGACCCGAACAACCAGACCATCGCATACATGATGGGTAGCCCGAGCAGTTTGGGAGGTCTGACAAGGCCCAGGAAAAGTGGGGACTGTTCTGCCATTTTCGAAGTTCCTTACGTTGTCCAGATTGCTGCAACGATTGTCGGAGCTGCCGCGATGCCCGCGATTGCCACCACAACCCAAAGGGCCTGACGGAAATCGAGGACGCCGAACAGCCACGACAGGAACACACCGATCAGCGCCAGCGTGCCGATCACGATCCCGAGGGGGCCGGTGATGGCGTCAACGATGCCTTGCAGCAAGGTTTGAACAGGTGACAGGTCGATGCTCTGAGCGAGTGCAGGTTCCGCCAGCACTAGCAAAAACGCCGACAGCGCCACAAAGAGGTTAAAGTTTGGCTTCATGAAATGTCTCCTTCGAGCCGGTTGAACACCGCCAGCACACGGCTGACGTGGTTTTGCGTTTCCCGATAGGGCGGGATGCCGCCGTGTCGCGTGACCGCATCCGGACCGGCGTTGTACGCCGCCAGTGCAAGCCTCGCGTCCCCGAATTGGACCAGCATCATGAGAAGATACCGGGCCGACCCATCGAGGTTCTGTTGCCAGTCGTGCGGATCGACGCCCAGATCGCGTGCGGTCGCTGGCATGAGTTGGCCCAAGCCAATCGCCCCGACATGACTGCGGGCGTTGGTGTTGTAGGCACTTTCAATTTCTATGTTGGAGCGGAACAAGAGCCGCCATTCGGTAACGGACAGACCCGCACGACGGAGGGCAGGGTGGCTTGCATAACGCAAGGCTGTCTCATCAATGGCAGTGAGAACTTCGGGGCGGGCGCGAGCTGTGCGTGGTGCAACCGACGCGACCCGAAAGCTATTCTCTTCAGACGATGTTTCGTCTTTGGCAGTTCCGTCTCGGGCCTGCAGCCCTTGAGAGGCAGAGCCTTGCCCCACCCCGTCATTGTAATTTCTTGCGAAAGCCGTTTGCGAGGTCGAGGCTTCTAACGAGCCGTCGCCTTGCATGACCAGCACCATTCCTTGCGCATTTGCGCCAGTGCTGATGAGAGATAGCGCTGTTGCGCTAGCCGCCGTTAGTGTCCAGAGAATTGTTCGTGAGGGTATGAATTGACCGCCCACCGGCAACAAGCGGGATGTCAACGTGTTCGAAGCCGACCCCCTGCATGAAAGAAATGAGCCCGTTGGCGGTCTTGAAGACCCGGACAGTAATTTCGTCTTCTTGAGCGTTTGCCCGTTTTCTGGCGGGAACCAGCGTTTTCTCATACGTGCGGTCTTGGTTGACCACTCGAATGATCCATTCACCGTACCAGACTGCTGCCTTCTTGTGAGCGGCAACTCTGGACACAACCTCAGCTTGATAACCGTTCCCGACAAGAGACCGGAATAGCGTTTCTGTAACCACATTCGGTGTTTCTTTGCTTAGATCTGTCCCCACGTCTGCGCTCTCTTTCAGGTTGGCAAACAGGGCACCCTCCTCGGGCACCCTGTTACTACGATATTATAATACGTCCCGCAAGTTATAATATTGTATCTTGCAGGAACGCGGTTTCTACGTCACCATTACGCGTAGGCGGCTAATTTTTCCAGCTATTATAGGGGACAACAGGCTTTGTTACTGGCTAAGAAACGAACTCATACCCTTACAATATTGTTTGTTTTCATAGGTTCGATGGTGCAGGCAGAAGCCTGTTTTGCACCGGACAGACCCTTTGTCCCGGCCGATCCGGACGCAATACGTGAGTATTCCAACCTGATACAGGGTGACTTTGAAACCTACATTAGCGACGTACAGGACTACTTCAGATGCCTTGAGGCAGAACGTGCGCGTGCCTTTCAAGAGGCGCAAGAAGTTAGCCAGGAATACGGGCAGTTTGTTCAGCTAATAAGGAAGTAGCCAGCTGAGAACCAACGGTTGAGTGAGCCGGTTCCGTTTGGCTTGTTGTTCTATCCGCAACGAGCCGCCAATTCTGACAATCACAGCTTGCAAACATACCTGATTTAGACCAAGTAGCCGCAGATTTTGGTCAAGTTGAGTTTGGGCTACATGAAATACGTACTTTTCGTAGGTGGCGCTCTCTCCGTAGCGGCTTCTATGGTTTCAGCTGGTGGCATCGAGCGACGCGTGGATCCCTCGCAGATCTTGTTTGAAAAAGGCAAAAACTATCTCGAGTTTTCTGCCGTCACAGGGCATCCGACGGTCTCAGGCGACCCCCTGCCGGGCATTCCAGCCGGTCCCACAGGCAATATCGCAAACAGCTACCAAACCTACGCTCTAGGTTACAAACGAGAGTTGAACGACCGCATCTCACTGGCCTTCGTCATAGATGAACCGGTCGGGGTATCTTTGGCTTACACCAGCCCCACCGCATTTTTTGGTGGATCGACCGCCGAAGTCTCTTCAATCGCATATACCGGCTTGGCCAAGTATCAATTCACCGACCGGTTCAGCGTCTATGGTGGCCTGCGCGTCATTGGCGTTGATGGCGATATCTCGGTCAGTTCGCCTGTGACCGTATCCAGCCCGTATAATCTTAGCGTGAGCAAGGACTACCAAGTCGGCTACCTGGTCGGCGCCGCCTTTGAGATTCCGGACATTGCCCTGCGCATCGCAGCAACATACGAGTCCAAGACTGAGCACGATTTCCGTGATAATACCGGCACTCCGTTCCAGGTTGAAATCCCTCAAGCCTTCACGCTGCACGCCCGATCCGGCATCACGGCCAACACCCTGCTTTTTGGTTCAGTCAGGTGGCGCGAATGGACGAAGTTCAGGGTGCAGCCAAGTGACTTCCTCACACTGGTTCCCGGCGTTGGCGTGGTAAACAACCCGATTGCAGGCGGCACAAGCGACATTTGGACTTACGAATTGGGTATCGGGCACCAGTTCAACGAAAACTGGAGCGGCGCGGCCACCATCGGCTATGAAAAGGATAATGGCGATATCGTCGGTAACTTCTCTGGCACAGACGGATATGTCAGCTATGGCCTGGCCGTGTCCTATGAAACTGATGACTGGAAGGTCACTACAGGTGTCCGATACTTTGAACTCGGCAGCGCCGACTCCTCGGTTACTGCGTTTTCAGGTAACGAGGCAATCTCAGCTGGTGTGAAGGTCAGCTACAAGTTCTAGGCGGCAGCGGCTGGCTCTTTGCTAGCTGTAGCGGCTTCCGTAATGGCCTGAGTTTAGTCAAGCTCCCAATTTCGTCCATCCACCGGTTTCATGCTTCCGTTCGTGGTCGACGTGGGCCGCCACATGATACCTGTTAGAAAGACCCCGAGCGCCAATCTTGAGAGCGGGCTTCACTTTTGCGAGCCACGAGCCGCTACACGGCGTCTTCGGGATCCGCGTCCCGGTGGGGGACGTCGGTGAGCTGGCTTTTCAGCTCAACCGGATCTGGTTTTTCTTTCGTTGTACAATCATGTGGTTGCCGCAGGCGCGGCGACCGTAGAGCGGAACTCGGCACCATCCGACCACATTCGATGCAACACTGTTCCAAGCTTACGTGCAACGGCGACAATGGCGCGTTTTAAACCGCGCCGCCGAGCTACTGCCAGCCCCCAGCTTTTCAAATCCGACGGCGCCTGCACACGGGTCAGCAAGACCTGCGCCGCCTCAAAGAGCATGGCACGGACTCCTGCGTCGCCCGCCCGAGTGATCGAACCGGTTATGTCGGTCTCACCGGATTGGTGTTTTCGCGGTGTCAGTCCAAAGTGCGCCCCGACGCGCTTTGATGACCGGAACCGGGCAGGATCATCCACCGCCGCTTTGAAGGTGAGGGCCGTCAGCGCTCCGACACCGGGGGCTGTCATCATCAATCGGCAAGGGCCGTCAGCGCGGGCCAGGCTTCGAGCGCGGCGATCAAGATCCGAAACCTCCGTCTGGAGCGCCGAGCGAGCTTGTAAGATCGCCTGCGAGATCTCCTCAAGCATAGGGTTGCCTGCAACAAGCTCATTCACCCGCTCTAGAAAACGCCCCCTGCTGACTTTGCCCATTTTCAAACCAAAGCCGCGCAGAATACCTCTTAAGCCATGCTCGATTTCAATCAGCTTATTCAGCAGCAGCTTACGTCCTGAAAGCAAAGCTCGGATCTCCTGCGCCGAGATTGATTTGCAATGCACTGGCCGAAACCAACCAGTGCGCAAGAGTTGGGCAATCCCGTGTGCATCGCGCCGGTCGGTTTTGACTGGCATCGCCTGTAGCGCAGATTTGACTTGGCGGGTCTCCATCAAAACCGGCTTTTGTCCTGCTTCAGTCAACCCAGCGAACAACCATTGCGATAAAGGCCCCGCTTCCATGCCAATCAACACGATCTGTTGGCTCAATGAACAACAGAAATCGACTAACGCATCGGGTTCACTTGCAACCTTTGTCTCACGTATCACCTGGCCGGCGCGGTCGACCACGCAGACACTCGACAATTCCAGTGACACATCGACCCCGATATAGACTTCCATGATATCCTCCTGCTGACACGGAAGGTGGACAATCCACTTCCCTTCACGAGGAGCTTGTAACCAAACACGCGGCTTGAGCAGCCCATTACGGTATCTTGAGATTATCGGCGCTCGGGCGCGAGATCATCGGCGTTTTCGGCTCAGATTATTTGAGACTATAAACTGGGTCCGGCTCACAATAGCTGCGACTGGGATCAGATTACCTGCGACCGGCTCACATTGTTGAGACTCAAATCAGCGCAGTGAGACCGATGGCAGGAAAGATAGTTCGCCAAGGGAAACCTATCATAGGTTTCCGGATCGGGTAATCTTGTGCTCCTAGGCCGGAAATTCGCAGCACCTCGTCATCGCCAGAATAACGGGCGTTTTCCTTGTGAGCGTTCCACTGATCGGTGCCCGTTGCGAGCAGCGGCCATTCACGCCTGGCGCGGCGAAGGTTCCAGGAGAGCCCTGACCGGGCTTTCGCCATCCTCCGTTGGTTCGCACGTGCAGCAAGTCGTGAAGCGCACTTTGCTGCCGTTCAGTCTGCTAACCTTTCCTCCATAGCAGTGAGTAAGAGTTTGGTTCCGACTAGAATAACTTCAGTTTCCGGCAACACCACCGAGCCTGGCGTTACGTACCTAGTGCGATATGGCCTGTCGTATACGGTGTCCAAAACTCGCAAGTGATCAAAATAGACACGCCAACGGTGTTCTATGTCGGTTTCACCGCGTGAGGTCAGCCGTATCCTAACCTCCTCTGGTACAGACAAGTGAGAAGTGTTTGAAAAATGCAAATTGATAAACTTCACCTCATCAAAATATGACCGAGCGTCGTAATACGCCTTATAGGTGTTGTGGCTGTACGTCCGCACGGCTTTTGGGCTCTTTCCACCTCCCCGAAGCATTGTCTTGAGAGTAAGCTCAGTCGCCAGACCGATAGTCTGCATTACCGGGCCGGGGTAGAATTCAGGCTCGTGATGACGCTCAGCGAAATGCAAAAGTTCACCAGCGTTCAAGTAGGCGCGAGCCCACCTGACCAAGCCCGTCACGCTCATTTCATCATTTTGATTGACTTCGACTGGCCAGCTGACATCGAGGCCAATTGCGTCAGCAAATCCGCTCATATTTAAAGATTCCCCGATCTGTAACACTTCAGGCACTACCAACGTCGGCATAACGAGCCAAGTTCAAGCCGTTTTCGATGTGCTTGAAAGGCTCGTTCCTGCCATCTCTGCGGCAAGTTCCAACTAGTCGAACGAGCCCATTGCAACCACTGTCTGCGTCAACCCATCTTGCTTCCGCAGCATGCCGGTGTCAGCCCCAAACGGACCTTCAGCCTGGGCCCAACGCTCATCAAGGACTGGTTGTGGAGGGCGGAAACCGGCCCCTTAATGAGCTTGTCAAGAGCGACGGGGATGTGCAGGAAGTAACTTCCTGCACTTTCAACACCTCACGCTTGCGTCAATGGAGAAGGGAGTTCTTCAGCGAATTCTGCGAGGTCACAGTTTTTTAAGAAAAAGAAGAATGTAGAATCTATTGCGAATAGACGGCGCTTACTTTGATCGTAGTCGATAAGCGGCGGGTTAATACCCTTCTTATGTTGCGTACCACTTAGGTTGTGAAGAAGATTGGTCATATCGCCAGGGCGCACGTCATTTTTCCTGTGATGCATGCTTTTAACCCTTTCAGTAATTTCAGATCTGTCGACCCCATGTTCAAACCCATCATACCCTAGATCGAGTATTGATCGCACGAGGTAGTAGGGTAGATGTAGCGGCTGAAGAGCCTTTTCCTTGGAGTGTGTTATGTTTCCGGAAGCAATTTGTTCCAAGGCTTGCCTGTGCGTTGCGCCATACTGTTCGGATTTTTTTTGGATCGCTTGTTCGGCAAACTGTTCTCCATAAACTCCAAAAATGACATCTCGACGCTCTTTCAGACCGGCCGCTTCGCATACTTCTCGCATTAGCTCTTGAAAGACGCCAATACTGCCGAAAGAGTTCCCGACACAAGTTTCAACGATCTTTGGGTCAATCTCAGCGTTCATCTCTTTCGCGCCCAGAGCCGCAACTTCCCGAAAGTCGTCATCTTCCCAAGGCTCTACAGGAACATCAATAACGCGATCGGTCAGGTCCGAGCAGTAGATCCGAAGCTTATCTTTCTGCCTCCAGACACCCAAAATTACGAAAAGAATGCCCATCTCTTGATAGAGACGGAGGTCAAAGGAAATTTGCTTCTGAAGCAAATCATCTAGGTAGTGAAAGTTTTCTAGGATGACCTTCTTTCTAAATCCAACCTTATGAAGCAGCTCAGACACATCCTGAGGGACTGAAATGTTGAATGGAATAGCTTCACTCTGTATTGCATCTCTCTGAGAAGCCTCACCAGAACCACCCCCATTAAACTCTGCCTCGCCAATTAGAGGGATCTTTGCCTTAAATTTTGCTCCGGCATTCCCGCCAATTTTTCCCGCGTTCTCTGACGTGGAACTTACCTCAATCGAAACACCAGCCTGCCGAAGAATACTGGCATAGATATCCTCAACGGTGGATTTCGGCGCCAGCCTCACCACGACATTTTCTTCGTAAGAAAGATATCGTGATACCAGGGCAGTTTTGCCCTGTTTGGAGGCACCATAAACAACCACATGCTTATCAGAAGCTATTGCTTCATTGAACAAGCCGTCGATCTGCCCTCTTGGAAAATATGATTTTATAGCGTTAGAGCTTACGCCAAAGACTTCGTTGAGATTCACCATACCCGTATTCCTGAAAACCAAAAGAATTTCCCCGTTAGTTGTGGGCAAGTAACCTTAGTCGCACAAGGCTTGCAAGCTAGTATGATACAATTACCAGCGTGGATAAGTCGTGGGTAACTAATCCTGGGCCCCTGACACGGTTGTGATACCTGCTCGCTATGAGATGCCTGGTAACTTTTGTCGTGACTTTCACGAAAATCGGCCCAAAGATCGGCCACCTCTGTCGCGAGCGCTTGACGGGCGTGACTTTGCAAAGGTCAGCAACCTACGCGAAGCTGACCCCTGAGGCTGTCCAGACTGCACCTGCAGCGAATGTCTGGAAGGTCCCGCATCTTACCTGTTCGGGCCTGACGACGCGAACGGCTGATCTCCGACCACCAACCCGGTGTGATATGCTCAGTCTCAGAGACGTGAGCCCGTCTCAGATAATCTGCGCCCAGTCGCAATTATTGTGAGCCAGAGGCGATTTTGGGTCTCAAATAATCTGAGCCGAAAACGCCGATGATCTCGCGCCCAAGCCCGGATGATCTCAAGCCGCTACAGCTAGCCGTCGCAAACAGCCCACAAATGTCAGCCATTACACTGTTTCGAATATGAGGGGCCTCTGAAAACACATCGTGTTTCGCATTCACAATCAGCTCCAATTTGCCGCCGGGCCAGTGCGCCATACGATCCTGTATCGCCTGAAGGTCAACAACTTCATCATGTGCGCCGCAGA
This sequence is a window from Leisingera sp. M658. Protein-coding genes within it:
- a CDS encoding type IV secretion system protein B4 — its product is MPRDEAFDPKTLLPHWVKKEKELAHMLPYVSLVNDVTVRTRGNEMFQCVRLTGLNSNTTDDEHLDKTRALFASIIAQIGPEFSFYVHKVSKAIDPALTPVSGETFAAAVDARWSDFLDSRGLRDKTLTLTVLHRPALGTKIPFKYNKSISALKEQTERRLRRLNEVVGFLKSTFAEMSPHLLSAKKGELLGFLGGLNTGQELPLFSGSKYGFLAQDVANTRVTFKGATFQISDGVTGSRYGTSFAIKNYPARTSCVMFDELNLPVDMVVTHSFTPINSNLMAGRIKKQQRLMRAADDGALSLEAQLSEALDDLESKRLSFGDHHMTVTVFADSPEELESIAGEVRNTAATEGVNMVSEGFAGRTHFFAQHPGNTAKRSRKAAVTNRNFADFAAFHRTQLGKHGKQVPWGTAISMFPTPELSGYWFNYHEQGSPDKEPTGGHTLILGRPGSGKSTLSAFIMTQARRANARLFVFDYRMGMEMAVRANGGRYASIKAGEATGLNPLWTEIDERGQAWLSDWLASLIHRQDRPLTPAQTNLIQHVVRQNATASDENLRNWSDLSSLFVSADDEGDLHERLQEWTQEGRYGWIFGQNREDTFSLDGDVVGFDLTGILDSESEKERMAVLSYLFRRVERVIEDRKPTIIIIDEAWKALDNGYFAERLSNWLVTARKQNAVVVMMTQYASQLEKTRTGKTIVEAVPTQILLPNIRANASDYSMLNLHGKELDVLLNTGSNSRLGLVRDDQGSVVINADLSALGELLTILGGMEKGEQLVGADYRQRDYFWRVS
- a CDS encoding type IV secretion system protein VirB3; its protein translation is MAEQSPLFLGLVRPPKLLGLPIMYAMVWLFGSVLVFLWVQSWVVAVISAVAYPLLWKAADWDPNFLDVVATTLQETPPTANRKIHGGDSYAS
- a CDS encoding TrbC/VirB2 family protein, which produces MKPNFNLFVALSAFLLVLAEPALAQSIDLSPVQTLLQGIVDAITGPLGIVIGTLALIGVFLSWLFGVLDFRQALWVVVAIAGIAAAPTIVAAIWTT
- a CDS encoding lytic transglycosylase domain-containing protein, giving the protein MVLVMQGDGSLEASTSQTAFARNYNDGVGQGSASQGLQARDGTAKDETSSEENSFRVASVAPRTARARPEVLTAIDETALRYASHPALRRAGLSVTEWRLLFRSNIEIESAYNTNARSHVGAIGLGQLMPATARDLGVDPHDWQQNLDGSARYLLMMLVQFGDARLALAAYNAGPDAVTRHGGIPPYRETQNHVSRVLAVFNRLEGDIS
- a CDS encoding outer membrane protein transport protein, with the translated sequence MVKLSLGYMKYVLFVGGALSVAASMVSAGGIERRVDPSQILFEKGKNYLEFSAVTGHPTVSGDPLPGIPAGPTGNIANSYQTYALGYKRELNDRISLAFVIDEPVGVSLAYTSPTAFFGGSTAEVSSIAYTGLAKYQFTDRFSVYGGLRVIGVDGDISVSSPVTVSSPYNLSVSKDYQVGYLVGAAFEIPDIALRIAATYESKTEHDFRDNTGTPFQVEIPQAFTLHARSGITANTLLFGSVRWREWTKFRVQPSDFLTLVPGVGVVNNPIAGGTSDIWTYELGIGHQFNENWSGAATIGYEKDNGDIVGNFSGTDGYVSYGLAVSYETDDWKVTTGVRYFELGSADSSVTAFSGNEAISAGVKVSYKF
- a CDS encoding IS110 family transposase, with product MEVYIGVDVSLELSSVCVVDRAGQVIRETKVASEPDALVDFCCSLSQQIVLIGMEAGPLSQWLFAGLTEAGQKPVLMETRQVKSALQAMPVKTDRRDAHGIAQLLRTGWFRPVHCKSISAQEIRALLSGRKLLLNKLIEIEHGLRGILRGFGLKMGKVSRGRFLERVNELVAGNPMLEEISQAILQARSALQTEVSDLDRRARSLARADGPCRLMMTAPGVGALTALTFKAAVDDPARFRSSKRVGAHFGLTPRKHQSGETDITGSITRAGDAGVRAMLFEAAQVLLTRVQAPSDLKSWGLAVARRRGLKRAIVAVARKLGTVLHRMWSDGAEFRSTVAAPAATT